The genomic DNA TTTCTTTGACCACTTTTGATTTTTTGGCCATGTTTTCACCTCTATTTCTAATATCAAATTAACAAATCGTAATCATTACGTTTTAAAACGTATGAGTATATTAAACCATATCACCTCATGAAATGCAACCACCCTGTTTCGCACGTAAAAAAGACCCCTTCCACTAAGAGAACGGGTCCGTCTGCACAGGTCCATCAGTTATCAATGAACCAGCGAATCTTCATTTTCCAAGTATTCCTTCAGGGCATCCAGAATCAGGATCAAGTAAGAGGTCGAGTTTCCTCCCCGCTGGTCGATGAGGCGGATATCCTGCACAATCCGTTTGACTTCTTTCAATTCGAGCGTTTGGACAAGGATGTCGCTGACCTGTTCTGCTGAGTAGTTACCAAGATAGGTTTGCTTGAGGGTGGTGCGGCTTCTTCTGCAGAAGCTCTTCAGTAGCCTTCTAGCTTCATGTGCCTTGAGCGTTTCCATGTTTTCACCTCGCAAATGAAAATCGTATGTACCATAAAAAAAGCCTGCCAAAAAAGAATGGCAGGATTAAATGCTTGGCATTTAATGGTCATTCCTTTTCGGTAACCCGGCGATCTTAGTTTTTCCAAACCTTAGACCCGTGGCTTTGCGTCCCGGCCTTTCAACCGGTTTGCCTTTATCGAAGAAATTCGCTGGCTGGCTTTCCTATTACTAGGTATTACAACAATTATACTAGAAAACGTAATGCTTGAAAACAGAGAGTTCATATATGTTCTAAAATAGACATTTTTTCACTCTGTCACCACTCTTATGCAGGTACAAGCAACTACTCCATCAATTTCGCAATCGGTTTTGATACGAACAGGACGATGATCCCAAGGACAATCGTGACGATCCCGATCAAACCGAAAATATCGAAGTATCCAAGAGATTGAGTGTACGTTGCAAGGACACTTGCAAGCTTATTGGCTACGGCTGAACTGGCAAGCCAAACGCCCATGAGCACGGATGTCAATTTAAGCGGGGACAGCCTGCTGACCATGGATAGGCCGACAGGTGAAATCATCAGTTCCGCCAACGTATGAAGGAAGTAGGTGAAGACCATGAACAGCATGTTCACCCTTACCTGTGAATCATCACCGACCATGACTGAGGCCGGGATCAAGATAAAGAATCCAAGACCCACGGTGATCAGACCCATACCCATCTTGGTAGGCGTCTTGAAATCACCATTTTTCGTCTGGGAAAGTTTGAACCAGAGCATGGACATGATCGGTGCCAGCAGCATGATGAACAGGGAGTTCAACGACTGGAACCATTCCGTCGGGATGATGAAATCGCCGAGATGACGATCGATGTTTTCTTCTGTGAACAGTGTAAGCGAGCTTCCAGCCTGTTCAAATGCTGTCCAGAACGCGATGGTGATCACGGCAAGAATGACAATGGCAATCGTCCTGCGCACTTCCTGTTTCGTCAGGGGTGCCTTGCTGGCAGTCTCGGTGTGCTCCTGCACCTTCTTGGCTGACTCTTTACCGATATCACCAAGGTATTTGTTCCCAAGGGTATTGAATAGCACCTGGCCGACAACCATACCGATCGCGGCTGTCAGGAAGCCGTATCTATAGTCCATGAGACCGACGACAAGGGGAGCGACGAACGCACCCAGGTTCACACCCATATAGAAGATGGTGAACGCACCGTCCCGTTTCGGGTCATTGATATGATAGAGTTCGCCGACGATCGTCGAGATATTCGGTTTGAAGAATCCGTTCCCGATGATCAACAGGGCGAGACCCAAGTATAGGGCACCCATGCTTTGATGAAGGAAGATCGAGAAGTTCCCGAGTGCCATGAGGACCCCACCGATCGTGATGGCCGTCCGTCTAGGCAGGAATCGGTCTGTCAGATAGCCTCCGATGATCGGGGTGAGATAAACCGCCGAGGTGAACGTACCGTATAAACTGATTGCCGTCGTCTTATCGGCTCCCAGTCCACCGTTGATGGCCGTGGCGGTCAAATAAAGGACAAGGATGGCCCTCATCCCATAATAACTGAATCGCTCCCAAGCTTCTGTTGCAAATAGAAGATAAAGCCCAGGAGGATGCTTCTTTCTGAACTCAGATGACTGCTCTTGATGTATGTTTGCTTCCACGATGATGAATCCTCCTTTGAAACTGTAAAACACATACTCTGCCGACATGGGCAGAAGCGGATAAAACTGTTGAAATAGAAAGAAAATAACCTAGCTGTGAGGGGGTATTTATTCATTCTAATGAATGTTTATAATCATTGTCAAACATATATTATGAATTCATAATATTAAATTTATAATAATTAAGTAGGTGTTCTATTATTTGGAATCTCTTACGAAATCATCCTTACGTAAAGGTGAAATGATTGAATGTGAATTAAGGAAAGAATGAAACTTTCGTGGGGCTTGTGCGTACATATGAGTAAGGATTTCTGAAAGACATTGGAAAAACGGCACAAAAAAACATCCCCTCCGATTGGAAGGGATGCTTGGGAATTAGAAGTTGATGTATTGACGCGGGTTGACCGCATTGGATTTCGCTGCGTTCCAAGGTCCTGCGTGAAGCTCGAAGTGCAGATGCTGACCGAATGAGTAACCTGTGTCACCCATGTATCCGATCTGCTGGCCTTTTTTGACTGATTGACCATTACCCACAAGTGCGGAAGACATATGAGCATATACAGTCGTGAAGGTTTTACCATTGATCGAGTGAGTCATGTATACAACATTACCGTAACTTGAGCTGTACTCGCTGCGGATGACGATACCATCAGCTGCTGCAACGATCGGAACACTTCCGCGTGCTGCAATATCAGTACCCCAGTGCATACGAGGCTTGCCGTTCAGGATATCTGTACCAAAGTTCGTTGTGATGGCTCCAGATGCCGGACGAGTCCAAGCGCCTGAGCTAACTGCTGGTGCCGGTGCGGCTGGTGCTGATTTAGCCTGTGGTGCTGAAGAAGCTGATGCAGATGATGATGAGCTGCTGCTTGCACTTGCCTGAGCTGCTGCCTGCTCTGCTGCACGCTTCTTGGCTGCTTCTGCTTCCTGACGCTTACGCTCTTCTTCTTGCTTACGAGCAAGTTCTGCAAGACGTTCTTGTTCAGCCTGGATTTCACCTTCGATGCTCTTTTCACGTTTGGAAAGCTCATCTGATTCTTGTTGAAGGTCAGCTTTTTCAACTTCCAATGATTTCTGTTGTTTTTCAAGCTGCTTGAACAATTCGGCTTTTTCCGCTTTTTGACTGTCCAATTCTTTTTTCAAGGTTTGAAGGCTCGCTTTATCCTTTTCAAGGGACGCAAGCTTCTCTTCTACCTGTTTCTGTTTCTTTTCAAGTTCTTCTTGATCACGCTTTTGCTCGTCCATGATCTTTTTGTCCGCACTAACGATCGTGTTGACTGCTGTTACACGGTTGACGAAGTCTCCGAAGCTGTCAGCTCCAAGTAGGACGTCTACATAGTTGGCTGAGCCGCCTTTTTCCTGGATGGCACGCGCACGCTCTTTCAGAAGTTCATTACGCTCTTCGATCTTCTGTTTCAATACCTCGATCTCTTCTTTAAGCTTATTGATTTCAGCGGTCGTATCATCGATTTCTTTTTCTTTGTCTTTGATCTTTGATTCTGTATCGTTCAGTTGTTTACCAAGTACATCGATCTGTCCTTGGATATCTTTTTGTTTGCTGACGGTTTCATTGATCTCAGACTTCTTAGAATCGATTTTACCGTTGACTTCCTCTTTCTTTGAAGAAACGTCATCCTGCTGCTTCTTCAGATCGTCCACTGAAGAGTGGGCGCTTGCAGAGGTGCCAAGACCTCCGATTGTCAATACTGCTGCGATGGATAATGAGACGAAATACTTCCTGTTCAAGCGGCATGCTCCTTTCAGCTTCTATCAACCTATCAAATTTTACACTCTCAAGAATTTACGGACGGACATGAAGCTTCCCCATGCCCCGATGAGACAACCCATCAATAGGATCAATCCGTTTACCTGGTAGATGAACGGGGTAAAATCTAATACCTGAATAAAGTGACCTTGTAGTTTTGGTTTAATAAACTCATATGCGTAGTAATAGCCTGTTGTAACAAGAGCAATCGGGATAATAGAACCTAGGATTCCGAGCCAAAGCCCTTCCAGTATGAATGGCCAGCGTACGAACCAGTTGGTTGCACCGACCAGTTTCATTATTTCGATTTCTCTTCTTCTGGCAACAATCGTGATTTTAATCGTATTCGAGATAAGGAACATCGCCGTGAATAATAGACCGATGATGAGGACAAGCCCCACGTTCCTGCTCATTTCCAATACATTAAATAACTTCTCAACTTTCGCTTCCCCGTATAAGGCTTCATCGACGTGATCATACGTGCTGATCTCTTTTGCGATTTTACCGGTTTCGACTGGGTTGGTCGCTTTTACTACATAGACATCGGATAGTGGATTATCCTGTTCAAAGAGTCGGAAGTCATCTCCCATATCTTTCACAAGATTCTTAAGTTCATCTTCTTTCGAAGAATACTCAATCGATTCCACTCCGTTGAGTTTTTCAATCTTATCGTTGATTTCCTGCGATTGTTCTTTTGTCGTTCCGATATCGAGGAGTACCCGT from Rossellomorea marisflavi includes the following:
- a CDS encoding murein hydrolase activator EnvC family protein; translated protein: MNRKYFVSLSIAAVLTIGGLGTSASAHSSVDDLKKQQDDVSSKKEEVNGKIDSKKSEINETVSKQKDIQGQIDVLGKQLNDTESKIKDKEKEIDDTTAEINKLKEEIEVLKQKIEERNELLKERARAIQEKGGSANYVDVLLGADSFGDFVNRVTAVNTIVSADKKIMDEQKRDQEELEKKQKQVEEKLASLEKDKASLQTLKKELDSQKAEKAELFKQLEKQQKSLEVEKADLQQESDELSKREKSIEGEIQAEQERLAELARKQEEERKRQEAEAAKKRAAEQAAAQASASSSSSSSASASSAPQAKSAPAAPAPAVSSGAWTRPASGAITTNFGTDILNGKPRMHWGTDIAARGSVPIVAAADGIVIRSEYSSSYGNVVYMTHSINGKTFTTVYAHMSSALVGNGQSVKKGQQIGYMGDTGYSFGQHLHFELHAGPWNAAKSNAVNPRQYINF
- the ftsX gene encoding permease-like cell division protein FtsX, producing MKARTYGRHFRESFKSIGRNGWMTFASVSAVTVTLLLVGVFVVLMLNMNKVATDIEKDVEVRVLLDIGTTKEQSQEINDKIEKLNGVESIEYSSKEDELKNLVKDMGDDFRLFEQDNPLSDVYVVKATNPVETGKIAKEISTYDHVDEALYGEAKVEKLFNVLEMSRNVGLVLIIGLLFTAMFLISNTIKITIVARRREIEIMKLVGATNWFVRWPFILEGLWLGILGSIIPIALVTTGYYYAYEFIKPKLQGHFIQVLDFTPFIYQVNGLILLMGCLIGAWGSFMSVRKFLRV
- a CDS encoding peptide MFS transporter; the encoded protein is MEANIHQEQSSEFRKKHPPGLYLLFATEAWERFSYYGMRAILVLYLTATAINGGLGADKTTAISLYGTFTSAVYLTPIIGGYLTDRFLPRRTAITIGGVLMALGNFSIFLHQSMGALYLGLALLIIGNGFFKPNISTIVGELYHINDPKRDGAFTIFYMGVNLGAFVAPLVVGLMDYRYGFLTAAIGMVVGQVLFNTLGNKYLGDIGKESAKKVQEHTETASKAPLTKQEVRRTIAIVILAVITIAFWTAFEQAGSSLTLFTEENIDRHLGDFIIPTEWFQSLNSLFIMLLAPIMSMLWFKLSQTKNGDFKTPTKMGMGLITVGLGFFILIPASVMVGDDSQVRVNMLFMVFTYFLHTLAELMISPVGLSMVSRLSPLKLTSVLMGVWLASSAVANKLASVLATYTQSLGYFDIFGLIGIVTIVLGIIVLFVSKPIAKLME